A window of the Cryptococcus depauperatus CBS 7841 chromosome 5, complete sequence genome harbors these coding sequences:
- a CDS encoding serine/threonine-protein phosphatase 2A activator 1: MATKEHEENWTVKRTELALPAIPPTPRPCLTNDVLVARWQKSAGFQLFWAWIKRRCDRLKGKEIMKEGYNHSTHGIVCLMDMLEQMTQWVKEAPLEPQENQRFGNLAFRVYAKLLQERLPILLNTWNLPKYLFAQVCPLFLNSHAFGHPTRLDYGTGHELAFVLGLWCCVVSGWVGGEGDKEDEEDELILRVFPRYLELTTLLQKTYKLEPAGSHGVWGLDDYCFLPYLFGSAQLLGSDLSPSECLKLALAHHPSATTTPSSSIGDLYTLSLHHLTLFKAGAAFSEHSPLLYSLSQMPNWIKPHTGLRKMFLGEVVGKRVVVQGIWIGGWCWGADVPDVDGKHEGGKVMYKESDVSKTPLKAPEA, encoded by the exons ATGGCAACAAAAGAACATGAGGAAAATTGGACAGTGAAGAGGACGGAACTGGCTCTCCCAGCTATTCCTCCTACGCCCCGTCCATGTCTCACAAATGATGTCCTCGTAGCACGTTGGCAGAAATCAGCGGGCTTTCAACTATTCTGGGCATGGATCAAGAGGAGATGTGACAGATTGAAAGGTAAAGAGATCATGAAGGAAGGATATAACCATAGCACGCAT GGTATTGTCTGCCTGATGGATATGCTAGAGCAAATGACTCAATGGGTTAAGGAAGCTCCTCTTGAACCACAAGAGAATCAGCGCTTTGGAAACCTGGCTTTCCGCGTTTATGCAAAACTGCTACAAGAG AGGCTACCGATCCTACTCAACACATGGAATCTACCCAAATATTTGTTTGCCCAAGTTTGccctctcttcctcaattCTCATGCTTTTGGACACCCAACGAGACTGGACTATGGGACTGGACATGAGcttgcttttgtcttgGGGCTATGGTGCTGTGTTGTTTCTGGTTGGGTTGGAGGAGAGGGTGATAAagaggacgaggaggaTGAGTTAATTCTAAGAGTCTTTCCAAG ATATCTCGAGTTGACTACCTTgcttcaaaagacatacaaaCTTGAGCCGGCGGGCTCACACGGTGTATGGGGTCTAGATGATTATTGCTTTTTACCCTATCTGTTTGGTTCCGCCCAGCTCTTAG GTTCGGATCTCTCTCCCTCGGAATGCCTCAAGCTCGCCCTGGCCCATCACCCTTCAGCTACCACTACACCATCCTCCTCTATCGGCGATCTTTACACATTATCACTTCACCATCTCACCCTCTTTAAAGCAGGAGCTGCCTTCTCTGAACACTCTCCTCTGCTTTACTCGCTCTCTCAAATGCCTAACTGGATCAAGCCGCATACTGGTCTACGCAAGATGTTTTTAGGAGAAGTTGTGGGTAAGAGAGTTGTGGTACAAGGCATCTGGATAGGAGGTTGGTGTTGGGGAGCGGATGTACCGGATGTGGATGGGAAGCATGAGGGCGGAAAAGTAATGTACAAGGAGAGTGATGTGAGCAAAACTCCGCTCAAGGCTCCTGAGGCCTGA